In one window of Kosmotoga pacifica DNA:
- a CDS encoding radical SAM protein, whose product MKKGNGIIAATKILKSVNPGLAKVFVPWLLKNPSYLKESFKLVKAFKKAEFLRKENLKKGILVPPVLILSITSTCNFRCSGCFATEVGTLGDVSGSLNKADWESIIEQARELGVFCFLIAGGEPFMFPELLSLNEKYSDSFFVIFSNGSLINDDKLSTLKHSKNTAVIISIEGGKELTDRRRGKGSFDRALLSLNNLSKQGILNGISVTITRENYKYWMGEENIDWFIQNGVRTAFLTEYIPVETSEDAPLYKQPLLNSERKAFREKVLYYKKSKNIFIIHSPGDEEAFGGCVSAGKGFAHVTPYGDLTPCPVSDIAMHNLKRDSLAEGLASTLFKEIRDSEGILENTEGPCALFSHQEELEALRKKLGAYKTGKTLL is encoded by the coding sequence ATGAAAAAGGGGAATGGAATAATCGCGGCGACAAAAATACTGAAAAGTGTTAACCCCGGTCTTGCGAAGGTTTTTGTCCCCTGGTTGCTGAAGAACCCATCATATTTGAAGGAATCTTTCAAGCTGGTGAAAGCCTTCAAAAAAGCAGAGTTCCTGAGAAAAGAAAATCTTAAAAAGGGTATACTGGTTCCACCAGTTCTGATACTCAGTATAACTTCAACCTGCAATTTCAGATGTTCTGGTTGTTTTGCAACCGAAGTAGGAACTTTGGGAGATGTATCTGGTTCTTTGAATAAGGCCGACTGGGAATCCATAATCGAACAGGCCCGCGAACTTGGGGTATTCTGTTTTCTTATAGCTGGTGGAGAACCCTTCATGTTTCCAGAACTTCTTTCGCTGAACGAGAAATATTCTGACAGTTTCTTCGTTATTTTCAGCAACGGCAGTCTCATAAATGATGACAAACTATCAACCTTGAAACACTCAAAAAACACCGCCGTGATAATAAGTATAGAAGGTGGCAAAGAGCTCACAGATAGGCGCAGAGGAAAAGGCAGCTTTGACAGAGCGCTTCTCAGCCTTAACAACCTCTCGAAACAGGGAATATTAAACGGAATTTCTGTGACAATCACAAGAGAAAACTACAAATACTGGATGGGGGAAGAAAACATAGATTGGTTTATACAGAACGGAGTGCGCACCGCCTTCCTTACGGAATACATCCCTGTAGAGACCTCAGAAGATGCACCTCTGTATAAACAGCCGCTCCTAAATTCTGAAAGAAAAGCTTTCAGAGAAAAAGTCCTGTACTATAAGAAAAGCAAAAACATCTTTATCATACATTCCCCCGGAGATGAAGAAGCTTTCGGAGGTTGTGTGTCTGCCGGAAAAGGCTTTGCACACGTAACACCCTATGGTGACCTCACTCCATGCCCCGTGTCTGACATTGCCATGCACAATCTGAAAAGAGACAGTCTTGCAGAAGGACTTGCCAGCACTCTCTTCAAAGAGATAAGGGACAGCGAAGGAATACTGGAGAATACAGAAGGCCCCTGCGCTCTCTTCTCGCATCAAGAAGAATTGGAAGCACTCAGAAAGAAGCTCGGGGCATACAAAACGGGGAAAACGTTATTATAA
- a CDS encoding GyrI-like domain-containing protein: MEPKIVTKPAFKAVGMRYYGKNEKGEIPKLWGEFMNKVSAQGIDEHSLKECYGLMGIMDNEGNFEYIACIPAEKFDGIPENMVKREISQSRYLVFNHVGSLEALHDTFDYIYNKYLPKCEYEVRPNTYHFEFYDERFNDFKEDSEIDIYIPIK, encoded by the coding sequence ATGGAACCAAAGATAGTGACTAAACCTGCGTTCAAAGCTGTTGGAATGAGGTACTACGGAAAGAATGAAAAGGGAGAAATACCGAAACTCTGGGGCGAATTTATGAACAAAGTTTCTGCCCAAGGTATTGATGAACACTCTTTGAAGGAATGTTATGGGCTAATGGGGATAATGGATAATGAAGGTAATTTCGAGTATATAGCATGTATACCTGCCGAAAAGTTTGACGGAATTCCTGAAAACATGGTGAAGAGAGAAATTTCGCAGTCAAGATATCTTGTATTCAATCATGTTGGAAGCCTTGAAGCACTGCATGACACATTTGATTACATATACAACAAATATCTTCCTAAGTGTGAATATGAAGTGAGACCTAACACATATCATTTTGAGTTCTATGATGAACGCTTCAACGATTTTAAGGAAGATAGTGAAATAGATATATACATCCCAATTAAATAG
- a CDS encoding APH(3') family aminoglycoside O-phosphotransferase, with protein sequence MEFEKLFPRLKNYEREKVDHGLSGDTVYKLKRNGNVFYLKISSPDRKDLLEREIRNIEWLGNYLPVPKVLDVGTAESNMYVLMSEIPGIPLHLSDEKPQKLISIMADGLKLFHSVDIPNCPLNQRLEVKLAAAFDNIKKGRVNTDFFEERNRNRLPEQIYEELLKQKPDEDLVLCHGDYCLPNILVYKGKLSGFIDLGLSGVSDRYQDLAIGARSIAYNIGEKYIQQFLEEYGLENPDERKMRYYRDLDELF encoded by the coding sequence ATGGAGTTCGAAAAGCTATTTCCAAGACTGAAAAATTACGAAAGAGAGAAAGTAGATCACGGTTTATCCGGGGATACAGTTTACAAACTAAAAAGGAACGGAAATGTATTCTATCTAAAAATCTCAAGCCCAGATAGAAAAGATTTACTTGAAAGGGAAATTAGAAATATCGAATGGCTTGGCAATTATCTTCCTGTTCCAAAAGTACTTGATGTGGGTACAGCAGAAAGTAACATGTACGTTCTTATGAGTGAAATTCCGGGTATTCCGCTCCATCTTTCTGATGAAAAGCCACAAAAGCTTATATCAATCATGGCTGATGGATTGAAACTATTTCATTCTGTGGATATTCCTAACTGTCCTCTCAACCAAAGGCTTGAGGTAAAGCTTGCAGCTGCATTTGATAACATAAAAAAGGGACGTGTTAACACAGACTTTTTTGAGGAACGTAATCGCAATAGACTACCTGAGCAAATATATGAAGAGCTACTCAAACAAAAACCAGATGAAGATCTTGTCCTCTGTCACGGAGATTATTGTCTGCCGAATATCCTCGTGTATAAAGGAAAACTGTCAGGATTCATCGACCTGGGATTGAGCGGTGTATCTGACAGGTATCAGGATCTCGCAATAGGAGCAAGGAGCATCGCATACAACATCGGTGAAAAATATATCCAGCAGTTTCTTGAAGAGTATGGTTTAGAAAATCCAGATGAGCGTAAAATGCGATATTACAGAGATCTGGATGAGTTGTTTTAG
- a CDS encoding methyltransferase domain-containing protein, protein MDLNSILQCPECHGELFIAQNEFNCTVCGRSYRKRVGVYDFLISGEDQWATLGNGFMNGQEEWEKRFLETDEAKLSPSDLLIKAIMLWYKGDFPQFERIMKKAQPAIYTPEYNSAMKSVTDYAIELLQKESGSIVDLASGMGGFLNDLLTVSSRDIISVDISPTSSFGLRQYLSYKGWDNRVVQVVADAAKLPFKDKSIDVITTAVGFQNMQNGMQTFKELRRVSKKLIAVCIFMEEGDPNLAYVSDKTLHVGKYFKKALEKTGWEVSFENEISARVEPTPVSEIMGIRPDKLPVTPTTFKFVDVIATAL, encoded by the coding sequence ATGGATCTCAACAGTATTCTTCAGTGTCCAGAATGCCACGGAGAGCTTTTCATCGCTCAAAATGAATTCAATTGTACTGTGTGTGGCAGAAGTTATAGAAAAAGGGTGGGGGTTTATGATTTCCTTATCTCCGGCGAAGATCAGTGGGCAACGTTGGGGAATGGTTTTATGAATGGCCAGGAAGAATGGGAGAAGCGCTTTCTTGAAACTGACGAGGCCAAGCTATCACCCTCTGACCTCCTGATAAAGGCTATTATGCTCTGGTATAAAGGAGATTTCCCTCAGTTTGAAAGGATTATGAAAAAGGCACAACCCGCTATTTACACGCCTGAATACAATAGTGCTATGAAGAGCGTTACGGACTATGCCATCGAGCTTCTTCAGAAAGAGAGCGGGAGCATTGTAGACCTGGCTTCTGGTATGGGTGGTTTTCTCAACGACCTTCTTACGGTATCTTCAAGGGACATTATCTCCGTTGATATAAGCCCAACGAGCAGCTTTGGACTCAGGCAATACTTAAGTTATAAGGGCTGGGACAATAGGGTGGTACAGGTTGTCGCAGATGCCGCAAAACTGCCCTTTAAGGACAAGTCTATCGATGTTATAACTACCGCTGTGGGTTTTCAGAACATGCAAAACGGCATGCAGACCTTTAAGGAGCTCAGGAGAGTATCTAAAAAACTCATCGCCGTGTGTATTTTTATGGAAGAAGGAGATCCGAACCTGGCTTATGTTAGTGATAAGACCTTGCATGTTGGCAAATACTTCAAGAAAGCCCTTGAGAAAACGGGTTGGGAAGTCAGTTTCGAAAATGAGATTAGCGCAAGGGTAGAACCCACCCCCGTTTCAGAGATTATGGGTATTCGACCTGACAAGCTGCCCGTGACTCCTACCACTTTCAAATTTGTAGATGTAATTGCTACCGCTCTTTGA
- a CDS encoding M14 family zinc carboxypeptidase — MNIIKKIIEGVPDYNQFMSVAELNESSKQLRDKYPGLVELLEIGTSKDGEPIYALKIGSGNKKALLYGFPHPNEPVGSVMLDYLSWKLAEDEEFRNIFDFTWYIVKVADVEGAKLNEGWFKNPYSFREYVYNYYRPAGNEQVEWAFPIEYKSLKFDKPIPETRALMKIIEEAKPDFIYSLHNAGFGGVYYYITEEAHILYPIYEKAAKDRNVPLSLGEPEIAYAKKLDEAVFIMPTTEDSYDYYEKYSNVDPANIIMSGECSFGYARKFNPKLFELVCEVPYYYDERVQDTKETDRSRRELVLASLNSNHEDMQTLKGILEQVKPKISVHTKFQDALEYFIEVSEKSFDAAVKWAKTAEELNRNATISEKFDNELVNKSYGLFKWGMLYRMIMVNYEVNKDPILAKTAEKVKTLIDERIEKLEQQMNFNVIPIRKLVQIQLTAGLYSALYMQGR, encoded by the coding sequence ATGAATATTATCAAGAAAATTATTGAGGGAGTTCCAGATTACAATCAGTTTATGAGTGTTGCAGAACTGAACGAGTCATCGAAACAACTGCGAGATAAGTATCCAGGTTTAGTAGAGCTGTTGGAGATTGGCACTTCAAAAGATGGTGAACCTATCTACGCTTTGAAGATAGGGTCAGGTAATAAAAAAGCACTTCTTTACGGATTCCCGCATCCAAATGAACCGGTAGGAAGTGTCATGCTTGATTATTTATCATGGAAATTAGCGGAGGATGAAGAATTCAGGAATATCTTTGACTTTACTTGGTATATTGTGAAGGTGGCAGATGTAGAGGGAGCCAAACTTAATGAGGGATGGTTCAAGAACCCTTATTCATTTAGAGAATATGTTTACAATTATTATCGTCCCGCAGGAAATGAACAAGTAGAATGGGCATTTCCAATAGAGTACAAGTCACTCAAGTTTGATAAGCCAATCCCAGAAACTAGGGCTCTGATGAAAATTATAGAAGAAGCCAAACCTGATTTTATATATAGTCTCCATAATGCAGGTTTTGGAGGGGTTTACTACTACATCACTGAGGAAGCTCATATCTTATACCCAATCTATGAGAAAGCTGCTAAAGATAGAAACGTGCCTTTGTCACTTGGAGAACCTGAGATTGCATATGCTAAAAAACTTGATGAAGCAGTTTTCATAATGCCTACAACAGAAGATTCATATGATTATTACGAAAAATACTCTAATGTAGATCCTGCCAATATAATTATGAGTGGGGAATGCAGTTTTGGTTATGCGAGAAAGTTTAACCCTAAACTATTTGAACTTGTATGTGAAGTGCCTTACTACTATGACGAGAGAGTACAGGACACAAAAGAAACAGATCGTTCCAGGCGAGAACTTGTTTTGGCATCCTTGAATTCAAATCATGAGGATATGCAAACTTTGAAGGGAATATTAGAACAAGTGAAACCAAAAATTTCTGTTCATACAAAATTCCAGGATGCATTAGAGTACTTTATAGAAGTCTCCGAAAAATCATTCGATGCAGCAGTGAAATGGGCAAAAACGGCAGAAGAGCTAAACAGGAATGCAACTATATCAGAGAAATTTGACAATGAACTTGTTAACAAGTCTTATGGTTTGTTCAAATGGGGAATGCTTTACCGAATGATAATGGTCAATTATGAAGTGAACAAAGATCCAATACTTGCAAAAACTGCAGAAAAAGTTAAGACACTAATAGATGAAAGGATAGAAAAACTTGAGCAACAAATGAACTTCAATGTTATACCAATAAGAAAACTTGTCCAGATACAGCTTACAGCAGGACTTTATTCAGCTCTTTATATGCAGGGCAGATAA